The Miscanthus floridulus cultivar M001 chromosome 7, ASM1932011v1, whole genome shotgun sequence genome includes a region encoding these proteins:
- the LOC136464444 gene encoding putative NAC domain-containing protein 94, producing MDEIRSDDIEKHDEVMLPGFRFHPTDEELVRFYLKRKIQQKSLPIELIRQLDIYKYDPWDLPKLASTGEKEWYFYCPRDRKYRNSTRPNRVTGAGFWKATGTDRPIYSSDGSKCIGLKKSLVFYKGRAAKGVKTDWMMHEFRLPSLTDPSLLQKKPLEKTIPPNDSWAICRIFKKTNSTAQRALSHSWVSPPLSSTNENYIRPSSQATQRSHHSSENTSSTMTDIISSIQFTGSSYMPSIVSSCRNPASIIDISSRPAASLVHPSSGAEHHTMSVLSAIPLDLPAGMDIASMVLNAPPTTLQNLDRIPTNIEFGQPHHPSNTSSMANRCTVDLPDIGNSVTATPRSINFPFNLQGALPDDWRMTLPWDSLPCTTEVSTNYQSTKCYT from the exons ATGGATGAGATCAGAAGTGATGACATAGAGAAGCATGATGAAGTTATGTTACCTGGATTCAGGTTTCATCCAACAGATGAAGAGCTTGTCAGGTTTTACCTTAAAAGAAAAATCCAGCAGAAGTCTCTCCCCATTGAGCTCATCAGGCAGCTAGACATCTACAAATATGATCCATGGGATCTCCCAA AACTAGCGAGTACTGGAGAGAAGGAATGGTATTTCTACTGTCCAAGGGATAGGAAGTATCGGAACAGCACAAGACCAAACAGGGTAACTGGAGCAGGCTTCTGGAAGGCCACTGGAACCGACAGGCCAATCTACTCTTCTGATGGGAGCAAGTGCATAGGCTTGAAGAAATCTCTTGTCTTCTACAAAGGTAGAGCAGCCAAAGGTGTCAAAACCGACTGGATGATGCATGAATTCAGGTTGCCATCACTCACTGACCCATCACTGCTGCAAAAGAAGCCACTGGAGAAGACCATTCCACCAAAT GATTCCTGGGCGATCTGCAGGATTTTCAAGAAAACTAATTCAACAGCACAGAGAGCTCTCTCACACTCCTGGGTATCTCCTCCGCTATCTAGCACAAATGAAAACTACATTCGGCCTTCCTCACAGGCTACACAGAGAAGTCATCACAGCTCAGAGAACACATCCTCTACGATGACAGACATCATCTCCTCCATCCAGTTCACTGGCAGCAGTTACATGCCTTCAATAGTTTCCTCTTGCCGCAACCCTGCGAGCATCATTGACATCAGCAGCAGGCCGGCTGCATCCCTTGTGCACCCCTCATCTGGTGCAGAACATCACACCATGAGTGTCCTCTCAGCAATCCCGCTTGATCTTCCAGCTGGGATGGACATTGCATCAATGGTCCTCAATGCACCACCTACTACACTCCAGAACCTAGATAGGATCCCCACAAACATTGAGTTTGGTCAACCACACCACCCCAGCAACACCAGTAGCATGGCCAACAGATGCACGGTTGATTTGCCTGACATTGGCAACAGTGTCACCGCCACTCCACGGTCAATCAACTTCCCATTCAACCTGCAAGGAGCACTGCCAGATGACTGGAGGATGACCTTGCCTTGGGACTCTCTCCCTTGCACAACCGAGGTCTCAACAAATTACCAGTCGACCAAGTGCTATACTTAG
- the LOC136464447 gene encoding probable galacturonosyltransferase 9 gives MAGARASSRRRAVLAAVITLILLASVSFLLSATATSSASAAANSPASRLAIVQRHAEDHAAVLAAYTAHARHLSAASASQTDAFLSISSRLSALASRLSLSTVGALEKEIKAQVKRARSLAGGAKEAFDTQSKIQKLSDTVFAVGQQLLRARRAGVLNSRIAAWSTPKSLHCLAMRLLEARLANASAVPDEPPVPPPQLADPSLYHYAIFSDNVLAVSVVVASAARAAAEPSRHVFHVVTAPMYLPAFRVWFARRPPPLGAHVQLLSVSDFPFLNASYSPVLRQIEDGNRDVALLDYLRFYLPEMFPALRRVVLLEDDVVVQRDLAGLWRVDMGANVNAALHTCFGGFRRYGKYLNFSEPVVQESFSHRACAWSYGVNVFDLQAWRRGQCTEQFHRFMEMNENGTLWDPTSVLPVGLMTFYGKTKPLDKSWHVMGLGYNPHIRPEDIGGAAVIHFNGNMKPWLDVSFNQYKHLWTKYVDTEMEFLTLCNFGL, from the exons atggccggcgcCCGGGCCTCCTCGCGTCGTCGTGCGGTGCTCGCGGCCGTCATCACCCTGATCCTCCTCGCCTCCGTCTCTTTCCTCCTGTCCGCCACCGCCACCAGCTCTGCTTCTGCCGCCGCGAACTCCCCGGCCTCGCGCCTGGCCATCGTCCAACGCCACGCCGAGGACCACGCGGCCGTCCTGGCAGCCTACACGGCGCACGCGCGCCACCTCAGCGCGGCGTCGGCCTCCCAGACGGACGCCTTCCTCTCCATCTCCTCCCGCCTCTCCGCGCTCGCCTCCCGCCTCTCGCTCTCCACCGTGGGGGCCCTGGAGAAGGAGATCAAGGCCCAGGTGAAGCGCGCGCGCTCCCTCGCCGGCGGCGCCAAGGAGGCGTTCGACACGCAGTCCAAGATCCAGAAGCTCTCCGACACCGTCTTCGCCGTGGGGCAGCAGCTCCTCCGCGCGCGCCGCGCGGGCGTGCTCAACTCCCGCATCGCCGCGTGGTCCACGCCCAAGTCGCTCCACTGCCTCGCCATGCGCCTCCTCGAGGCCCGCCTCGCCAACGCCTCCGCGGTCCCCGACGAGCCCCCCGTCCCGCCGCCGCAGCTCGCCGACCCGTCGCTCTACCACTACGCCATCTTCTCTGACAACGTGCTCGCCGTCTCCGTCGTGGTGGCCTCCGCGGCGCGCGCGGCCGCCGAGCCCTCGCGCCACGTCTTCCACGTGGTCACGGCGCCCATGTACCTCCCGGCCTTCCGCGTCTGGTTcgcgcgccgcccgccgccgctggGCGCGCACGTGCAGCTCCTGTCCGTCTCCGACTTCCCGTTCCTGAACGCGTCCTACTCGCCAGTCCTCAGGCAGATCGAGGACGGGAACAGGGACGTGGCGCTGCTGGACTACCTCCGGTTCTACCTCCCGGAGATGTTCCCGGCGCTGCGGAGGGTGGTGCTCCTGGAGGACGACGTGGTGGTGCAGAGGGACCTGGCGGGGCTGTGGCGCGTCGACATGGGCGCCAACGTGAACGCCGCGCTGCACACCTGCTTCGGAGGCTTCCGGAGGTACGGCAAGTACCTCAACTTCTCGGAACCCGTCGTGCAGGAGAGCTTCAGCCACCGCGCCTGCGCCTGGTCCTACGGCGTCAACGTGTTCGACCTCCAGGCGTGGCGCCGGGGGCAATGCACCGAGCAGTTCCACCGATTCATGGAAATG AACGAGAACGGCACGCTCTGGGATCCGACGTCCGTGcttccagtcgggctcatgacaTTCTACGGCAAAACGAAGCCGCTGGACAAGTCATGGCACGTGATGGGGCTCGGCTACAACCCACACATCAGACCCGAGGACATCGGTGGAGCTGCGGTGATACACTTCAACGGGAACATGAAGCCATGGctggacgtctccttcaaccagtACAAGCATCTCTGGACCAAGTATGTCGACACTGAGATGGAATTTCTAACGCTCTGCAACTTTGGCCTCTGA